In Glycine max cultivar Williams 82 chromosome 7, Glycine_max_v4.0, whole genome shotgun sequence, a single window of DNA contains:
- the LOC100794130 gene encoding protein STRUBBELIG-RECEPTOR FAMILY 3 — translation MGCANSELNLQIFILSMLIFTASLCVGDTDPLDVAAINSLYVALGSPPLEGWKAIGGDPCLEQWEGVSCVFSNITALRLGGMNLSGQLGSNLDFPSIIDMDLSNNQIGGTIPSTLSPTLRNLSLSANHLNGSIPDALSSLTQLSDLSLKDNHLNGQIPNVFLQLTGLMNMDLSGNNLSGQLPPSMGNLSSLIILHLQNNQLSGILFVLQDLPLQDLNIENNIFSGPIPPELLSIPNFRKDGNPFNTTIIPSPPAASPEPAAMAPSPEKSPWKVTHNPSDTIKAPIPAIAGRSFKTTKLVWIVGAGFLIFIALGVCLLMLWCFKRRQENKKYKKHNTNVYTRSLHKRTSSDSPFEATTDKEKGWSSKLPPLQPAPPHHIPIIPGENLIINQAISTTATKRQIVTNSIKVYTVASLQQYTNSFSQENYIGEGMLGPVYRAELPDGKLLAVRKLNATASMGQNHEQFLQLAFSISKIQHANIVKLMGYCAEYSQRLLVHEYCSNGTLHDALHTDDKLQIKLSWDNRIWVSLGAARALEYLHEHCQPPIVHQNFRSANVLLNDNLEVRVSDCGLGSLLSSGSASQLVGCHLTANGYSAPEFEYGSYTLQSDVFSFGVVMLELLTGRKSYDSSLPRGEQFLVRWAVPQLHDIDALSKMVDPSLNGEYPKKSLSRFADIISSCIQHEPEFRPVMSEIVQDLLRMM, via the exons ATGGGTTGTGCGAATTCGGAGTTGAATTTGCAAATTTTCATCTTGTCAATGTTGATTTTCACTGCAAGTTTGTGTGTTGGGGACACTGACCCACTTGATG TTGCGGCAATCAATAGTTTGTATGTGGCTCTTGGCTCACCACCCCTTGAGGGGTGGAAAGCCATAGGAGGAGATCCTTGTTTGGAACAATGGGAAGGTGTGAGTTGTGTCTTCTCCAACATAACTGCATT ACGGCTGGGAGGCATGAATTTAAGCGGACAGCTGGGGAGTAATTTGGATTTCCCATCCATCATAGACAT GGATCTTAGCAACAACCAGATTGGAGGGACCATTCCATCCACTTTGTCCCCTACTTTGAGGAACTT GTCACTGTCAGCTAATCATTTAAATGGAAGCATTCCAGATGCTTTGTCCTCGTTAACTCAATTGTCAGACTT GTCATTAAAAGATAACCATCTGAATGGGCAAATCCCAAATGTGTTTCTACAGCTCACTGGTTTGATGAATAT GGATCTGTCTGGCAACAATTTGAGTGGTCAGCTGCCTCCCTCAATGGGGAATTTGTCATCTCTTATCATATT ACACTTGCAGAACAATCAACTTTCTGGGATCCTTTTTGTTTTGCAGGACCTCCCTCTTCAGGATCT GAATATAGAGAACAATATATTCTCTGGGCCAATTCCCCCAGAGTTGTTGAGTATCCCTAATTTCAG AAAAGATGGGAATCCATTTAATACTACTATCATTCCATCACCTCCAGCTGCTTCCCCTGAACCTGCTGCTATGGCTCCTTCCCCAGAAAAATCACCTTGGAAAGTGACACATAATCCCTCTGATACCATAAAAGCACCAATACCTGCAATTGCTGGGAGATCTTTCAAAACTACAAAATTAGTTTGGATTGTTGGTGCAGGCTTTTTGATATTTATTGCATTAGGAGTCTGTCTTCTAATGCTGTGGTGCTTTAAGAGAAGACAGGAGAACAAGAAATATAAGAAACACAACACGAATGTGTATACAAGATCTTTGCATAAACGTACAAGCAGCGACTCCCCTTTTGAAGCAACTACTGACAAGGAGAAAG GATGGAGTTCCAAACTTCCACCCCTGCAGCCAGCACCACCACATCATATCCCAATCATTCCAGGAgagaatttaataataaatcaagCTATATCTACCACAGCAACCAAAAGACAAATTGTAACAAATTCCATCAAAGTTTATACTGTTGCATCACTTCAGCAGTACACAAATAGTTTTTCCCAAGAAAATTATATAGGGGAAGGCATGCTTGGCCCTGTTTACAGAGCTGAACTCCCTGATGGAAAG TTACTGGCAGTTAGGAAGCTGAATGCTACTGCTTCTATGGGGCAAAATCATGAACAGTTTCTTCAATTAGCTTTCAGTATCTCCAAAATTCAACATGCTAATATTGTAAAGCTTATGGGCTACTGTGCTGAGTATAGTCAACGACTACTTGTACATGAGTATTGCAGTAATGGTACCCTACATGATGCATTGCATACTGATGATAAACTTCAGATTAAACTTTCATGGGATAATCGCATTTGGGTGTCACTTGGAGCGGCAAGAGCTTTAGA GTATTTGCATGAGCACTGTCAGCCACCTATTGTGCACCAAAACTTTAGGTCTGCTAATGTACTCCTCAATGACAATTTGGAAGTGCGTGTCTCTGATTGTGGATTAGGTTCTTTACTATCTTCAGGCTCTGCTAGTCAG TTGGTGGGATGCCACCTCACAGCTAATGGTTACAGTGCTCCTGAATTTGAGTATGGAAGTTATACACTGCAAAGTGATGTCTTTAGCTTTGGAGTCGTAATGCTAGAACTCCTCACTGGACGAAAATCCTATGACAG CTCACTGCCTCGTGGAGAACAATTTTTGGTGAGATGGGCAGTCCCTCAACTCCATGACATAGATGCATTGTCAAAAATGGTTGACCCCTCCTTGAATGGAGAATATCCTAAGAAATCATTGTCACGTTTTGCAGACATTATTTCTTCATGTATACAG caTGAACCTGAATTTCGACCAGTGATGTCAGAAATTGTTCAGGACCTCTTGCGAATGATGTAG